From Zhongshania aliphaticivorans, one genomic window encodes:
- a CDS encoding WecB/TagA/CpsF family glycosyltransferase: MSNNSIRTPIAERLIAAIALAFISPLLLAHIASQLWAKRPVFYVHQFRTTQNRIVVAKTLRQRATMSRMPLLWNVIRGDIRLVGNRLLRIQDSISANQEQSHFSAMPGLFSLFELRRISGLEFIDETACNTEFAQDGGAKQRIAIVLKSLLAGMLYNNTKELQDTPTFKVFGVEIHNVTMNEALASIAETITKRAKKTVFFANAHTLNLSYDNPDFRKLLNKVDYLLPDGSGIEVACRHAGIRRKGNINGTDMLPLLCEQLAANGKSIYMLGGEEGIAKSAMANMKKRFPTLRIAGTHNGFFDKRNCADVIGEINHSQADIVLVGMGQPLQEQWVAEYRDQLEAPVVMAVGGLFDFYAEKVSRAPLWLRELGMEWTWRLIQEPGRMWKRYIIGNPLFLLRMRRAA, translated from the coding sequence ATGAGCAACAACAGTATTCGTACACCAATCGCCGAGCGCCTAATCGCGGCCATCGCGCTTGCATTTATTTCACCACTACTACTGGCACACATCGCCAGCCAGCTGTGGGCAAAAAGACCGGTGTTTTATGTTCACCAGTTCCGCACAACTCAAAATAGGATTGTGGTAGCAAAAACTCTGCGCCAACGTGCAACCATGAGCCGCATGCCGCTGCTGTGGAATGTTATTCGCGGCGATATACGCCTCGTTGGCAATCGTTTACTGCGTATTCAAGACAGTATTTCTGCTAACCAAGAGCAATCGCATTTCTCAGCGATGCCAGGTCTATTTTCACTATTTGAATTACGTCGCATCTCTGGCTTAGAGTTTATTGACGAAACAGCCTGTAACACTGAGTTCGCACAAGACGGCGGCGCAAAGCAGCGCATCGCGATTGTGCTTAAATCTTTGCTAGCAGGTATGCTTTACAACAACACCAAAGAATTGCAAGACACCCCCACATTTAAGGTATTTGGTGTTGAAATTCACAATGTAACCATGAATGAAGCGCTGGCCAGTATTGCCGAAACAATCACCAAACGCGCTAAGAAAACCGTATTCTTTGCTAACGCCCACACGCTAAACTTAAGTTACGACAATCCCGACTTCCGCAAATTGCTGAATAAGGTAGATTACCTGCTTCCCGACGGCAGTGGCATCGAAGTCGCATGTCGCCATGCAGGCATCCGCCGCAAAGGCAATATTAACGGGACCGATATGCTACCCCTGCTGTGCGAGCAACTCGCAGCAAACGGTAAAAGCATCTATATGCTCGGTGGCGAAGAAGGCATTGCTAAATCAGCCATGGCCAATATGAAAAAACGCTTCCCGACACTACGCATTGCCGGCACTCACAACGGTTTTTTCGACAAGAGGAACTGCGCTGACGTGATTGGCGAAATCAACCACAGCCAGGCTGATATTGTATTGGTCGGCATGGGCCAGCCCCTGCAGGAACAATGGGTCGCCGAGTACCGCGATCAATTGGAAGCACCTGTAGTAATGGCCGTTGGCGGCCTGTTCGACTTCTACGCAGAGAAAGTATCGCGGGCGCCCTTATGGCTGCGGGAACTCGGCATGGAGTGGACTTGGCGCCTAATTCAAGAACCAGGCCGGATGTGGAAACGCTACATCATAGGCAACCCACTCTTTTTATTAAGAATGCGTCGCGCAGCCTAA
- a CDS encoding response regulator has translation MSPLTTPSPQPIVEILATLTLEPNGVIASISCSSESSLTSVTPQQTISDIFPGLMDTVKTELRPGSGLSQSSVIATLPNSDTSCLIKIQVTDSPATPYLVYVLADHFALSSVQQRQRRLEIIARSLYTSHLDALVTIDDSSIIHEFSPSAERLFGYTREEAIGQHVADIVIPPNMHTAHNEGMGRFHVSRSGPVINTRIEIEAIRRNGEIFPCELTVVPTEEYQGTTYFTASIRDISDSKAHETALKKAKEIAEASNQAKSRFLAHMSHEIRSPLNAVIGCMDLLLDSGLTDAQMPLAETSLEAGHGLLGIIEDVLDFSKIEAGQQKITPSVFNLVELCEQVSEVISIRAGTKEINIGCCIDPQLPAELISDASHIRRILTNLMDNAVKFTEIGGVVLKVSLGDTDPEHQHVDIVFEISDTGIGIPAENQASLFQEFAQVDNSDTASYGGTGLGLAICRDLAELLGGQINLKSDPSSGSTFTVLIPFKTTANSENALPELTQITPISVYSDNKSFRSTMAQQCQNLGIPCAFIEPSTKAVKDLNKTKNHFVVVDTSAEHFNIALAELSDAVGFTKPNILLYARPYAPDIIIGAKSEGFQHILQRPLKASSFIQRLNMMSGGAGAAHHVEAQLENSAESGSNTSRRILLAEDNLANQLVAKTMLSRAGYQIDIANNGLEAIAALAKTQYDLILMDVRMPKLDGISATQEIRKSDASWSTIPIIAMTANAFDTDIERCLASGMNAFLPKPVNRNDLLNTVNKFMNGDNHSHIAEQSRSPDGEAVLELNIVNKLIADTSTEAAAAIMGMFIQELEKFRTHLAIFTESSELKPLREIAHSCKSSAGYCGAVRFQQLAQKIETSCDLQDRARLTIHLTHCDDVITQTITAINQFLTK, from the coding sequence ATGAGCCCACTTACGACACCAAGCCCCCAGCCAATTGTCGAAATACTTGCAACGCTGACACTTGAACCGAATGGCGTGATCGCCAGTATTAGCTGCTCGTCAGAGTCATCGCTTACTTCCGTTACACCTCAGCAGACAATCAGCGACATCTTCCCAGGGCTCATGGATACCGTCAAAACCGAGCTGAGACCCGGGTCAGGATTGTCGCAGTCATCAGTCATTGCCACGCTACCAAACAGCGACACCAGTTGTTTAATAAAAATTCAAGTTACTGACTCACCTGCCACCCCCTATTTAGTCTACGTATTGGCCGACCACTTCGCGTTAAGCAGCGTGCAACAGCGCCAGAGACGACTCGAAATCATTGCCCGCTCATTGTATACCTCACATTTAGATGCCTTGGTGACCATCGACGATAGCAGTATCATCCATGAGTTTAGCCCGTCGGCAGAGCGATTATTTGGCTACACACGGGAAGAAGCGATAGGTCAGCATGTTGCCGACATTGTTATTCCGCCAAATATGCACACCGCGCACAACGAGGGAATGGGTCGCTTCCATGTCAGCCGAAGTGGCCCAGTCATCAATACCCGTATCGAAATTGAAGCCATCCGCCGCAACGGTGAAATATTCCCCTGCGAACTCACCGTCGTGCCGACCGAGGAATATCAAGGCACAACGTATTTTACCGCTTCCATTCGTGATATTAGCGACAGTAAAGCCCATGAGACGGCACTCAAAAAAGCGAAGGAGATAGCCGAAGCGAGTAACCAAGCCAAATCTCGCTTTCTTGCCCATATGAGTCACGAAATCCGATCACCGCTCAACGCCGTGATTGGCTGCATGGATTTACTCCTAGACTCCGGTCTGACTGACGCACAAATGCCACTGGCGGAAACCTCGCTCGAAGCAGGTCACGGCCTGCTAGGCATCATCGAAGATGTACTGGATTTCTCTAAAATAGAAGCTGGCCAACAAAAGATCACACCTAGTGTGTTCAACTTAGTTGAGCTTTGCGAGCAGGTTAGTGAAGTCATCAGCATTCGCGCCGGTACCAAGGAAATTAATATCGGCTGTTGCATAGACCCCCAGCTACCCGCAGAGCTTATTTCTGATGCCAGCCATATTCGTCGCATTCTCACGAACTTAATGGATAACGCGGTAAAATTTACCGAGATTGGCGGTGTCGTTCTTAAAGTCAGCCTTGGCGATACCGACCCAGAACACCAGCACGTCGATATTGTATTTGAGATTAGTGACACGGGCATTGGAATACCGGCAGAAAACCAAGCCAGCTTATTTCAGGAGTTTGCTCAGGTAGACAATAGTGACACCGCATCATACGGCGGCACTGGCTTGGGCCTCGCGATCTGCCGCGATTTAGCTGAACTGCTTGGCGGTCAAATCAATCTTAAAAGTGACCCCAGTTCCGGCAGCACGTTCACGGTATTGATCCCTTTTAAGACCACGGCGAATAGTGAAAACGCACTCCCAGAACTCACACAGATAACACCAATTTCGGTCTATTCTGACAATAAATCGTTTAGGTCGACGATGGCCCAGCAGTGTCAAAATTTAGGTATTCCCTGTGCCTTTATTGAGCCCAGCACAAAGGCAGTAAAGGACCTAAATAAAACTAAAAACCACTTTGTGGTCGTTGACACCAGTGCGGAGCATTTTAATATTGCGCTTGCCGAGTTAAGCGACGCCGTAGGTTTTACTAAACCCAATATTCTACTCTACGCGCGGCCGTATGCCCCCGACATCATCATCGGCGCAAAGTCAGAGGGATTCCAACATATATTACAACGCCCATTGAAGGCATCCAGTTTCATCCAGCGCCTTAATATGATGAGCGGCGGTGCTGGTGCCGCTCATCATGTAGAAGCGCAGTTGGAGAATAGCGCAGAATCTGGCAGCAACACCTCACGAAGAATATTATTGGCCGAAGACAATCTCGCCAACCAACTAGTCGCCAAGACTATGCTCAGTCGCGCCGGTTACCAAATAGACATAGCGAACAACGGATTAGAAGCAATTGCTGCATTAGCTAAAACCCAATATGACCTGATTTTGATGGATGTCAGAATGCCGAAACTCGACGGCATTAGCGCCACCCAAGAAATTCGCAAGAGTGATGCGAGTTGGTCCACTATCCCAATCATTGCAATGACAGCCAATGCGTTTGACACGGATATTGAGCGATGCCTTGCCAGCGGTATGAACGCGTTTTTGCCCAAACCGGTCAATCGCAATGATTTACTTAACACGGTGAATAAGTTTATGAACGGCGACAATCATTCGCACATTGCAGAACAAAGTCGTAGCCCAGATGGAGAGGCTGTGCTCGAACTGAACATCGTCAACAAACTCATCGCGGATACCTCCACAGAGGCTGCCGCAGCTATTATGGGAATGTTCATCCAAGAACTTGAAAAATTTCGCACACATTTAGCCATCTTTACAGAGTCATCAGAATTAAAACCTCTGCGAGAAATCGCTCATAGCTGTAAAAGCAGTGCAGGCTATTGCGGCGCTGTACGATTTCAGCAATTGGCGCAAAAAATCGAAACCAGCTGCGATCTTCAAGATCGCGCCAGGCTCACCATTCACCTAACACATTGCGATGACGTCATTACCCAAACGATAACTGCAATAAATCAGTTTTTAACAAAGTAA
- a CDS encoding polysaccharide biosynthesis/export family protein, which produces MNITAVCKLTPRHIWPVLFLSLTVGCAGHSSSRVQDLRHDEAKLQTEAKVDQEFSRLYTDRCTDDATHFAGDNSNYSVTEPLPTAFRNPGTPRSNESRSSRLLPLSPGDKIEILIHEGEEFSGEYIVNYDGNIELPYLSPVKVIGLDTEEVEARLSLLLVQERIFLAHTLRISVRPLQWAPVMVSVSGAVYEPGRQLINDLIPQQTHEDKGVITGDYPTKRYLSEALRSASGVRPDARVDKIILIRDGWQQEINLAGIFSGHSSVDVPLIAGDQIIVPSTGCLQRALIRPTQITPKGIRVFISNLTETARNNSQAAVGNYSSSMPYGSRLFQAVVSGNCTGGTRMTNSSRYVVLVGQNPLTGKSEVIERNIEEILRNPDVEALNPYLLPNDTISCYDSTLTNVRDIAKAISDIVSPFKLLR; this is translated from the coding sequence ATGAACATCACAGCAGTTTGCAAATTGACACCGCGCCATATTTGGCCCGTTCTTTTTCTAAGCCTTACTGTTGGTTGTGCAGGACATTCATCAAGCCGTGTCCAAGACCTTCGCCATGATGAAGCTAAACTACAAACCGAAGCAAAGGTTGACCAAGAGTTCAGCCGCTTGTACACCGATCGTTGCACTGATGACGCAACCCACTTTGCCGGTGACAATAGCAATTACTCGGTAACTGAACCATTGCCCACCGCCTTTCGCAATCCTGGCACTCCGCGCAGTAATGAGAGTCGCAGCAGCCGCCTGCTGCCTTTGTCGCCTGGTGACAAGATCGAAATCTTAATTCATGAGGGCGAGGAGTTTAGCGGTGAATATATTGTCAATTACGATGGCAATATTGAACTGCCTTATTTATCACCTGTTAAAGTTATAGGCTTGGATACCGAAGAAGTCGAAGCTCGTCTGAGCTTGCTGCTGGTCCAGGAACGAATATTTCTTGCCCACACGCTGCGGATCAGCGTTCGGCCCCTCCAGTGGGCGCCGGTAATGGTCTCGGTTTCTGGCGCAGTATATGAACCAGGCCGTCAACTCATCAATGACTTAATTCCCCAGCAAACCCATGAAGACAAGGGCGTTATTACTGGAGACTATCCGACTAAACGTTATCTTAGCGAGGCGCTGCGTAGCGCTTCTGGCGTGCGACCAGACGCGCGCGTAGATAAAATCATCTTAATTCGTGACGGCTGGCAGCAAGAGATCAATTTAGCAGGGATATTTTCAGGGCATAGTTCCGTGGATGTTCCACTCATCGCCGGCGATCAAATTATTGTGCCGAGCACCGGTTGCTTGCAGCGCGCATTGATAAGACCAACGCAAATAACGCCCAAGGGAATTCGCGTATTTATCTCTAACCTTACCGAAACTGCACGTAATAACTCCCAGGCCGCCGTTGGCAACTATTCCAGCAGTATGCCCTATGGCTCTAGGCTTTTTCAGGCCGTAGTCTCTGGCAACTGTACTGGCGGTACGCGAATGACCAATTCATCACGCTATGTCGTCTTAGTCGGACAAAATCCCTTAACAGGTAAAAGTGAAGTGATAGAACGCAATATTGAAGAAATACTGCGTAACCCAGATGTCGAGGCCCTCAACCCTTATTTGCTGCCCAATGACACAATAAGCTGCTACGACTCGACCTTAACCAATGTCCGCGATATTGCCAAAGCGATATCCGACATTGTTTCCCCCTTCAAACTATTGCGCTAA